The following are encoded together in the Acinetobacter radioresistens DSM 6976 = NBRC 102413 = CIP 103788 genome:
- a CDS encoding LemA family protein, with product MGLGLFILFFVVLIIAVIYIRNSIVRHYNAAQRAWADVATYERQKVKVLDGLVPLVEQYAGFEKSTLERVTELRQQIMQLNLKSTDISQLQRVESLSHELMRNLNVIVENYPELKANEIYLRMINEIDEQNENVSAAISIFNRNVELFNNHIQIFPNNMINTLTTGKKAIRPFRDQSTLQNFDYRPNF from the coding sequence ATGGGGTTAGGGCTCTTTATTTTATTTTTTGTGGTTTTGATCATTGCAGTGATCTATATCCGGAACTCGATTGTCCGGCATTATAATGCTGCGCAGCGCGCCTGGGCAGATGTAGCCACCTATGAACGGCAGAAAGTCAAGGTTCTTGACGGACTGGTCCCACTAGTCGAACAATACGCAGGCTTTGAAAAAAGTACCTTAGAGCGGGTTACCGAACTACGTCAGCAGATTATGCAACTTAATCTTAAAAGCACTGATATCTCTCAGCTACAACGGGTAGAAAGCTTGAGTCATGAACTCATGCGTAATCTGAATGTTATAGTTGAGAACTATCCTGAGCTTAAAGCTAATGAAATTTATCTGCGCATGATAAATGAAATTGATGAGCAAAATGAAAATGTCAGTGCCGCTATCAGTATTTTTAACCGTAATGTGGAACTGTTTAATAATCATATCCAGATATTTCCGAATAATATGATCAATACGCTGACTACAGGTAAAAAGGCTATTCGCCCGTTTCGCGACCAGTCTACCCTGCAAAACTTTGACTATCGTCCAAACTTTTAA
- the queA gene encoding tRNA preQ1(34) S-adenosylmethionine ribosyltransferase-isomerase QueA, translating to MQLSDFSFNLPDELIARYPLAQRSASRLLHLNSEGQYSDRHFTDILELFEPGDLLVLNDTKVMKARLKGRRATGGAVEILVERIFDQTIAHCHIKASNSPKAGAELFIGADEVKVTVQGRHENLFVVEFSQPILQVLDQHGQLPIPPYFNREAEAIDSERYQTVFHDPEKIASVAAPTASLHFDEVLLNKLSEKGVQQAFVTLHVGAGTFLPVRSIDIENHIMHSEWCEVPENTVELIKQVQARGNKVIAVGTTATRALESAAQAHNGKIEAWTGDTQIFIYPGYQFCVVDRLITNFHLPESTLLMLVSALSTRDYILAAYEHAVREHYRFFSYGDAMLIDKTVNR from the coding sequence ATGCAACTTTCTGACTTTTCTTTTAACCTCCCCGATGAATTAATTGCACGTTACCCTCTAGCACAGCGTAGTGCTTCAAGGCTTTTACACTTAAATAGTGAGGGCCAATATAGCGATCGTCACTTTACCGATATTCTGGAATTGTTTGAACCCGGTGATCTGCTGGTCCTGAATGATACCAAAGTTATGAAGGCTCGACTTAAAGGCAGGCGTGCAACTGGTGGAGCAGTTGAAATACTGGTAGAACGTATTTTTGATCAGACTATTGCCCACTGTCATATTAAAGCCAGTAATTCACCTAAAGCTGGTGCAGAGCTGTTTATTGGTGCAGATGAGGTTAAAGTCACTGTACAAGGCCGCCATGAGAACCTGTTCGTTGTCGAGTTTTCACAACCGATTTTGCAGGTCCTGGATCAGCACGGGCAATTACCCATTCCGCCTTATTTTAACCGTGAAGCAGAGGCGATTGACAGCGAGCGTTATCAGACGGTATTTCACGATCCAGAGAAAATTGCCAGTGTTGCTGCACCTACTGCCAGTCTGCATTTTGATGAAGTCCTTTTAAACAAATTATCAGAAAAAGGTGTACAGCAAGCATTTGTTACCCTGCATGTAGGCGCTGGTACTTTTTTACCTGTTCGTAGTATAGATATTGAAAATCATATTATGCACAGTGAATGGTGTGAAGTGCCCGAGAATACGGTAGAGCTGATTAAGCAAGTACAGGCTCGCGGTAATAAAGTTATTGCAGTAGGTACTACTGCTACACGTGCACTTGAAAGCGCAGCGCAGGCTCATAACGGTAAAATTGAGGCATGGACTGGAGATACCCAGATCTTTATTTATCCGGGTTATCAGTTCTGTGTAGTAGACCGGCTGATCACCAACTTTCATTTACCGGAGTCTACCCTGCTGATGCTGGTTTCAGCACTTTCAACACGTGATTATATTCTGGCAGCGTATGAGCATGCCGTAAGAGAGCATTACCGTTTCTTCAGTTATGGTGACGCCATGCTGATCGATAAAACAGTGAACAGGTAA
- a CDS encoding sensor histidine kinase, which yields MTLQLLELDQADQLSACKLSLLLGIFEPHNQVESCLRFARRILRSKNAILTFKAEPYIWYLSSKGMRLFHSHPDADLGPYFNSQPYIDQQHSDYHGFCQHIRHLGVEHQRMVAFDMLKTDKESIGQILFFDDSSEPFENEDIEIVKDYCERLVRYLELKFEHAELKELYEQQSALNFSKTKFFQIIAHDLRAPFHGLLGFSEVLSQERNTLDDSSIQNIADYLYDTAQSTYNLLESLLNWAMAEGGRFVYHPINFNLKQVTKIVRDVLNTLAIKKNIQLIDEVPDDLKVYADINMLTSIIQNLVSNALKFTPMDGTGKVTIQAQPGPDGVEIYIRDTGLGMSEAQIANIFQPRITVSLKGTAGEKGTGLGLTLCKRFVDLNKGEICVMSKEGEGTTFKVTLPEATDQHTVLPLDMAKSDSTTNLV from the coding sequence ATGACATTACAATTATTAGAGTTAGATCAGGCTGATCAGCTCAGTGCTTGTAAATTATCGTTATTACTGGGTATCTTCGAACCGCATAACCAGGTGGAATCCTGTTTACGTTTTGCTCGACGTATTTTAAGAAGTAAAAACGCTATTTTAACTTTTAAGGCAGAGCCTTATATCTGGTATCTTTCTTCAAAGGGTATGAGACTTTTTCATAGCCATCCTGATGCAGATTTAGGACCTTATTTCAATAGTCAACCTTATATAGACCAGCAACATTCTGATTATCACGGCTTTTGTCAGCATATTCGTCACTTGGGTGTAGAGCATCAGCGCATGGTTGCTTTTGATATGCTCAAGACTGATAAAGAATCAATTGGACAGATTCTGTTTTTTGATGACAGCTCTGAGCCTTTTGAAAATGAAGATATTGAGATAGTTAAAGATTACTGTGAACGTCTGGTTCGCTATTTAGAGTTAAAATTCGAGCATGCTGAACTTAAGGAATTATATGAACAGCAATCGGCATTAAATTTTAGTAAAACCAAGTTTTTCCAGATTATTGCACATGACCTGCGTGCACCTTTTCATGGGTTGCTCGGTTTCTCTGAAGTATTGTCACAAGAGCGCAATACGCTTGACGACTCCAGTATCCAGAATATTGCAGATTATCTTTATGATACTGCACAGTCGACTTATAACCTTTTAGAAAGCCTGCTCAACTGGGCAATGGCAGAAGGCGGCCGGTTTGTCTATCATCCGATCAACTTCAATTTAAAGCAGGTCACCAAAATTGTTCGTGATGTACTTAATACACTAGCGATTAAGAAAAACATTCAGTTAATTGATGAAGTGCCGGATGATCTCAAGGTATATGCAGATATTAATATGCTGACTTCGATTATCCAGAACCTGGTATCAAATGCATTAAAATTCACGCCAATGGACGGTACGGGTAAAGTGACCATTCAAGCACAGCCCGGCCCAGATGGGGTGGAAATTTATATCCGGGATACCGGCCTAGGTATGTCTGAAGCACAAATAGCGAATATTTTTCAGCCGCGGATTACTGTCAGCCTTAAAGGTACGGCGGGTGAAAAAGGAACAGGTCTGGGATTGACACTCTGTAAGCGGTTTGTAGACCTGAATAAAGGTGAAATTTGTGTCATGTCTAAGGAAGGTGAAGGTACTACTTTCAAAGTTACTTTGCCGGAAGCAACTGACCAGCATACGGTTTTGCCACTTGATATGGCGAAGTCAGACAGCACTACAAATTTAGTATAA
- the glnE gene encoding bifunctional [glutamate--ammonia ligase]-adenylyl-L-tyrosine phosphorylase/[glutamate--ammonia-ligase] adenylyltransferase yields MNAKQLQKTLRASQYAEQILGLYQNELEQDYTVDQFATPLSHEQIKDRVSSVLDSIQDEHAWMRAIRILRARLMFRWIWQDANHLTDVVTLTQELSDFADACICAAKAFARIPLVLKHGEPIGYSGQVQDLIIIAMGKLGAQELNLSSDIDLIFAFDEQGETNGRKCIDVQQFCIAWGQKIIYLLEHITAEGFVFRVDMRLRPWGDGSALAISHAGLEKYLSQHGREWERYAWIKARIVSGGRAGEELLEMTRPFVFRRYVDYTAFQAMREMKVMIEREVMRRNIEDDIKLGAGGIREVEFIVQVFQLIYGGSKLELQERQCLANLTHLSESGLLEPEAVADLEDAYLFLRRLEHAIQALNDQQTQSLPTEPELRQRLIDTLGFDSWESFLEVLNQKRSKVSYQFAHLIQERDREAPVENFQHLEEELESVLDSNAQKLIHEFWHGHALNKLPAKAVQRLKTFWPYLVDAVLQSDKPQVALLRLMPLIESVMRRTVYLVMLIESKGALQRLVKMATVSPWILEELTHYPVLLDEFLTMDFELPKRRDLEDSLRQQLIRIELEQVEDQMRALRLFKKSNVLAVAASDVLAESPLMKVSDALTDIAEVSIIAALNLAYQIVAKKHGYPLDADGRRCSLDYLGFSVVGYGKVGGIELGYGSDLDLVFIHYMSEQADTDGLRPISGFEFAMRVGQKFISLMTTQTLDGRVYEVDTRLRPSGEAGLLVTSLKAFEQYQLKNAWLWEHQALVRARSIAGDDSLRQKFEALRCRILTLPRDEKFVRTEVLKMRQKMKAHLGSSKEQKKGGIFHLKQDAGGIVDIEFMAQYIVLAWGGAKPDLAHYSDNVRILEDAAKAGYLSSDDATALIQAYLSERAESHRLALANQSMQVNAADWHDTREIVCKLWQRLIDPTAILALDSD; encoded by the coding sequence ATGAACGCGAAGCAGTTGCAAAAGACTTTAAGAGCCAGTCAATATGCTGAACAGATACTAGGTCTTTATCAAAACGAACTTGAACAAGATTATACTGTAGATCAGTTTGCAACCCCGCTATCACATGAACAGATTAAAGATCGGGTGTCTTCTGTACTTGACTCAATTCAGGATGAGCACGCATGGATGCGAGCGATCCGAATACTCCGTGCTCGTCTCATGTTTCGCTGGATCTGGCAAGATGCTAACCACCTGACTGATGTAGTTACACTTACACAAGAACTCTCAGATTTTGCTGATGCCTGTATTTGTGCAGCAAAGGCCTTCGCCCGTATTCCACTGGTATTAAAGCATGGCGAACCAATCGGTTATTCGGGCCAAGTCCAGGACCTGATTATTATTGCTATGGGAAAACTGGGAGCACAGGAACTTAATCTGTCGAGCGATATTGACCTGATTTTTGCCTTTGATGAGCAAGGCGAGACCAATGGCCGTAAATGTATTGATGTACAACAGTTCTGTATTGCGTGGGGCCAGAAAATTATTTATTTGCTGGAGCATATCACTGCTGAGGGTTTCGTCTTTCGTGTAGATATGCGCTTACGTCCCTGGGGAGATGGTTCGGCACTGGCCATTAGCCATGCAGGATTAGAAAAATATTTAAGCCAGCATGGGCGTGAATGGGAGCGCTATGCCTGGATCAAGGCCCGTATTGTGTCTGGTGGAAGGGCGGGCGAAGAGTTACTGGAAATGACCCGTCCTTTCGTGTTTCGGCGTTATGTCGATTACACCGCGTTTCAGGCCATGCGTGAAATGAAGGTCATGATTGAACGTGAAGTCATGCGCCGCAATATCGAAGACGATATTAAACTCGGTGCCGGTGGTATCCGTGAAGTTGAATTTATTGTGCAGGTTTTTCAGCTGATTTATGGTGGTTCCAAACTTGAACTACAGGAACGCCAGTGTCTGGCAAATTTGACGCATCTGAGCGAATCAGGTCTGCTTGAGCCAGAAGCTGTAGCGGATCTGGAAGATGCCTATCTGTTTCTGCGTCGTCTGGAACACGCCATTCAGGCACTGAATGATCAGCAGACCCAGTCCCTGCCGACTGAGCCGGAGCTGCGGCAGCGATTGATTGATACCTTGGGCTTTGATAGCTGGGAGAGTTTTCTGGAAGTCCTTAATCAGAAACGGTCTAAAGTCTCTTACCAGTTTGCACATCTGATTCAGGAGCGTGACAGGGAAGCACCAGTAGAGAACTTTCAGCATCTCGAAGAAGAGCTGGAGAGTGTGCTTGATTCCAATGCACAAAAGCTGATTCATGAGTTTTGGCATGGCCACGCCTTGAATAAGTTACCAGCTAAGGCCGTTCAACGTTTAAAAACTTTTTGGCCTTATCTGGTCGATGCAGTATTACAGTCGGATAAACCACAAGTTGCATTACTACGTTTAATGCCTTTAATTGAATCTGTAATGCGCCGTACGGTTTATCTGGTAATGCTGATTGAAAGTAAGGGAGCATTACAGCGTTTGGTAAAGATGGCCACAGTGAGTCCATGGATACTGGAGGAGCTGACTCATTACCCGGTATTGCTGGATGAGTTTCTCACAATGGACTTCGAGTTGCCCAAACGCCGTGATCTTGAAGATTCACTACGGCAGCAGCTCATACGCATTGAGCTTGAGCAGGTTGAAGACCAGATGCGGGCCTTGCGCCTGTTTAAAAAATCTAATGTCTTGGCTGTAGCAGCCAGCGATGTACTGGCAGAAAGTCCGCTTATGAAAGTATCTGATGCCCTGACAGACATTGCTGAAGTTTCTATTATTGCTGCATTGAATCTGGCCTATCAGATCGTGGCAAAAAAACATGGTTATCCACTAGACGCTGACGGACGACGCTGCTCCTTGGACTATCTCGGATTTTCTGTGGTGGGTTATGGTAAAGTCGGTGGTATTGAGCTGGGTTATGGCTCAGATCTGGATCTGGTGTTTATTCATTATATGAGCGAACAGGCGGATACAGATGGCCTGAGACCTATCAGCGGTTTCGAGTTTGCCATGCGAGTAGGGCAAAAATTTATATCTCTTATGACGACTCAGACCCTAGATGGACGAGTATATGAAGTAGATACACGGTTACGCCCTTCTGGAGAAGCTGGTCTGCTGGTGACCAGTTTAAAAGCCTTTGAACAATATCAATTAAAAAATGCCTGGCTTTGGGAGCATCAGGCATTGGTTCGGGCCCGTTCGATTGCTGGGGATGACAGTTTACGACAAAAATTTGAGGCGTTACGCTGCCGTATTTTAACTCTGCCGCGTGATGAAAAATTTGTGCGTACTGAAGTTTTAAAAATGCGTCAGAAGATGAAAGCCCATCTGGGTTCTTCCAAAGAACAGAAAAAAGGTGGAATTTTTCATTTAAAACAGGATGCGGGTGGTATCGTTGATATCGAATTTATGGCACAGTATATTGTGTTGGCATGGGGTGGGGCGAAACCGGATCTCGCTCACTATTCCGACAATGTAAGAATCCTAGAAGATGCTGCGAAAGCCGGTTACTTATCCAGTGACGATGCAACAGCACTGATTCAGGCTTATCTCAGTGAACGAGCCGAGAGCCACCGTTTAGCACTTGCAAATCAATCCATGCAAGTCAATGCTGCGGACTGGCACGATACCCGCGAGATCGTTTGCAAGTTATGGCAAAGATTAATAGATCCCACAGCAATACTTGCTTTGGATAGTGACTGA
- a CDS encoding branched-chain amino acid transaminase has product MNLADRDGFIWQDGQLVDWRDAKIHVLTHTLHYSMGVFEGVRAYETPQGTAIFRLQDHTKRLLNSAKIYQMKVPFDQATLEQAQIDVVRENKLASCYLRPLIWIGSEKLGIAATNNTIHAAVAAWGWGAYLGEEAMAKGIRVKTSSFTHHHPNVTMCKAKASGNYTLSILAHQEVAHSGYDEAMLMDPQGYVCQGSGENVFLVKDGVLHTPDIAGGALDGITRQTVITIAKDLGYDVVERRITRDEFYIADEAFFTGTAAEVTPIREYDDREIGCGARGPITEQIQSTFFNAVQGKDPKYAHWLTYVK; this is encoded by the coding sequence ATGAATTTGGCTGATCGTGATGGTTTTATTTGGCAAGATGGACAACTGGTTGACTGGCGTGATGCAAAAATTCACGTCCTGACTCATACTTTACACTATAGTATGGGCGTGTTTGAGGGCGTCCGGGCATATGAAACTCCACAAGGCACAGCCATTTTTCGTCTACAGGACCACACCAAGCGCTTGTTAAACTCTGCAAAAATTTATCAGATGAAAGTTCCATTTGATCAGGCAACATTAGAGCAGGCGCAAATCGATGTGGTTCGTGAAAATAAGCTGGCATCTTGCTATTTACGTCCATTAATCTGGATTGGTTCTGAAAAACTTGGTATTGCTGCAACCAATAATACGATTCATGCGGCAGTTGCAGCTTGGGGCTGGGGTGCTTACCTGGGTGAAGAGGCAATGGCTAAAGGTATTCGTGTAAAAACTTCTTCCTTTACTCACCATCATCCGAATGTGACCATGTGTAAGGCCAAGGCTTCGGGTAACTATACGCTGTCTATTCTTGCGCACCAAGAAGTAGCACATTCAGGCTATGATGAAGCTATGCTGATGGACCCGCAAGGCTATGTATGTCAGGGTTCAGGGGAAAATGTTTTCCTAGTTAAGGATGGTGTGCTGCACACTCCGGATATTGCGGGTGGAGCATTGGATGGTATTACCCGTCAGACCGTCATTACAATTGCTAAGGATTTAGGCTATGACGTGGTAGAACGTCGTATTACCCGTGATGAATTCTATATTGCTGATGAAGCATTCTTCACCGGTACTGCAGCTGAAGTTACACCAATCCGTGAATATGATGACCGTGAGATTGGTTGTGGTGCACGTGGGCCAATCACTGAACAGATCCAGAGTACATTCTTTAATGCAGTGCAGGGTAAAGATCCGAAATATGCACACTGGTTAACTTACGTAAAATAA
- a CDS encoding mitochondrial fission ELM1 family protein, which produces MHILYVSDGKAGHRSQALGLYRAIERQSVHKVSFEEISIEQLPLISLFLSVLKKQSPFLKQTPNYIVGVGSHTQLRVLLLGKIYPKAKTVILMKPNYPYIWFDYVVVPQHDGLAKRNNIILTQGALNPIVNEQRHQTDRILIALGGTSKRHQWNEQKVLTAIHDIVEYNPASEIILTTSRRTPAEFIDILRQQSFAQHLQIFPVEQTPQGWIFEEMQKAEAVWVTEDSVSMVFEALTAGCRVGVIAIDRLKDDRITHSIDQMIESQLISQNTCVVQLPQPYAFKEADRVATYLLAK; this is translated from the coding sequence ATGCATATTCTTTATGTTAGTGATGGAAAGGCGGGGCACCGTTCACAGGCGCTGGGACTTTACCGCGCTATAGAAAGGCAATCTGTGCATAAAGTCAGTTTTGAGGAAATTTCAATTGAACAGCTGCCATTAATCAGCTTATTTCTTTCTGTTCTCAAAAAACAATCTCCTTTTTTAAAACAGACGCCTAATTATATTGTTGGGGTGGGAAGTCATACCCAGCTTCGAGTGCTGCTTTTAGGAAAAATTTACCCAAAAGCTAAAACTGTTATTTTAATGAAACCTAATTATCCATATATATGGTTTGATTATGTAGTGGTGCCACAGCATGATGGGCTAGCTAAACGGAACAATATTATTCTCACTCAAGGTGCATTAAACCCAATTGTGAATGAACAACGACACCAGACGGATCGTATTTTGATTGCGCTGGGAGGCACATCAAAACGCCATCAGTGGAATGAACAGAAAGTTCTCACAGCCATTCATGACATTGTAGAGTATAATCCGGCCTCTGAAATCATTCTAACGACTTCACGTCGAACACCAGCAGAGTTTATTGATATTTTAAGACAACAAAGTTTTGCCCAGCATTTACAAATATTTCCGGTTGAGCAAACACCTCAAGGCTGGATTTTTGAAGAGATGCAAAAAGCAGAAGCTGTATGGGTAACAGAAGATAGCGTTTCTATGGTTTTTGAAGCACTTACTGCGGGTTGTCGCGTAGGGGTCATAGCAATCGATCGGTTGAAAGACGATAGAATTACGCACTCGATTGATCAAATGATAGAATCACAACTAATCTCACAGAATACTTGTGTCGTACAGTTACCACAACCTTATGCTTTTAAAGAAGCAGACCGTGTGGCAACATATCTTTTAGCGAAATAA
- a CDS encoding polysaccharide deacetylase family protein codes for MIYILILLVLLTVLFSYKYAWWKPAVDWNRPRVLMYHMVRDHINGAKFNKLRVKPAEFEKQVAWMKAQGFHFVTMHELQENWGNHPAKTVAITFDDGYLDNLQNAYPILEKYQAKATIYVVVDRHDRDWSTYKKEHHNSGELMREAKLNDAQVKQLADSELIEIGSHTLTHANLNKLDDTDCLKELTDSKQWLEQLIEKPVTSFAYPFGIYSDRDVKLAKQSGYSNAVTTIEGIDDEQPDFMQLQRIKISGKDSLFAVKLRLKLGTREG; via the coding sequence GTGATTTATATCCTGATTTTACTGGTTTTGCTTACCGTTTTATTTAGCTATAAGTATGCGTGGTGGAAGCCAGCAGTGGATTGGAATCGACCACGTGTATTGATGTATCACATGGTACGAGACCATATTAATGGTGCCAAATTTAATAAGCTTCGGGTCAAGCCCGCTGAGTTTGAAAAGCAAGTTGCTTGGATGAAAGCGCAAGGCTTCCATTTTGTAACGATGCACGAATTGCAAGAGAACTGGGGAAATCACCCAGCCAAAACAGTTGCCATTACCTTTGATGATGGTTATTTAGACAACTTACAAAATGCTTATCCGATTTTAGAAAAATATCAGGCCAAGGCAACCATATATGTGGTGGTTGATCGTCATGATCGTGATTGGTCAACCTATAAAAAAGAACATCATAATAGTGGTGAACTCATGCGTGAAGCTAAGTTGAATGATGCTCAAGTCAAGCAACTGGCAGATAGCGAACTGATCGAAATTGGTTCACATACGTTAACGCATGCTAATTTAAACAAACTGGATGATACGGATTGTTTAAAAGAACTAACTGATTCAAAGCAGTGGCTTGAACAACTGATAGAAAAGCCAGTAACCAGTTTTGCTTACCCATTTGGTATTTACTCAGACCGAGATGTTAAACTGGCAAAACAGTCAGGGTATAGCAATGCAGTGACCACAATCGAAGGCATTGATGATGAACAGCCGGACTTTATGCAACTACAACGTATTAAGATCAGCGGAAAAGATTCATTATTTGCCGTCAAGCTTCGTTTAAAACTTGGTACGCGTGAGGGCTAA
- a CDS encoding glycosyltransferase has product MKITLVMASDEEGGLEKHVLELAAGLSQAHEVSLIAHQKYQSRVESSVNFVAFDMSGSRYNPWTKYLLKKTILGTEPQVLHAHASKTAKLLQGMIAGFNFPCVVTIHGAKKKIDSYLAFDHIICVSKRLAQIVGQPEKLSVVYNGISLNMPAQSFVKNRKFIAIGRLNEVKGFDLLLAAWRNISHQLTIVGDGEERKKLEQLIQEYQLADRVHLYGYSDNIHPLIIDHEALIVSSLREGGPYTLAESLLLQRPVLGTDVGMMAEFIPVEFLCEPNNIEALQQVIQNYLDVVAPEASFKQAYALAQEQLTFTKMIDNTVKVYQSLLSA; this is encoded by the coding sequence ATGAAAATTACGCTTGTGATGGCAAGTGATGAGGAAGGTGGCCTAGAAAAGCATGTACTTGAGCTGGCTGCTGGTTTATCACAAGCACATGAAGTTTCTTTAATTGCACATCAGAAATATCAAAGTCGGGTAGAAAGTTCGGTGAACTTTGTTGCTTTTGATATGAGTGGCAGTCGTTATAACCCGTGGACGAAATATCTGCTTAAAAAAACAATATTGGGGACAGAACCACAAGTGCTACATGCTCATGCTTCTAAAACGGCCAAACTGTTGCAAGGCATGATTGCAGGTTTTAATTTCCCTTGTGTGGTGACTATCCATGGTGCAAAGAAAAAGATTGATTCTTACTTGGCATTTGATCATATCATTTGTGTGAGTAAGCGACTCGCGCAGATTGTGGGGCAGCCGGAAAAACTCAGTGTGGTCTATAATGGTATTTCTTTGAATATGCCTGCTCAATCATTTGTAAAAAATAGAAAATTTATTGCCATTGGACGTTTAAATGAAGTGAAAGGTTTTGATCTTTTACTGGCTGCTTGGCGGAACATTTCACACCAATTAACTATTGTTGGTGATGGTGAAGAACGAAAGAAGTTAGAGCAATTGATTCAAGAGTACCAATTAGCTGATCGGGTTCACTTGTATGGGTATAGCGACAATATTCACCCATTGATTATAGACCATGAGGCTTTGATTGTGTCTTCCTTGCGTGAAGGGGGCCCGTATACACTTGCTGAAAGTTTATTGCTTCAACGTCCTGTGTTAGGGACTGATGTCGGAATGATGGCTGAGTTTATTCCTGTTGAGTTTCTATGTGAACCAAATAATATTGAAGCATTGCAACAAGTGATTCAAAACTATTTGGATGTGGTAGCCCCTGAAGCAAGTTTTAAACAGGCTTATGCCTTGGCACAAGAACAATTGACTTTTACAAAAATGATCGATAATACGGTCAAAGTCTATCAATCATTGCTTTCAGCATAG
- a CDS encoding ELM1/GtrOC1 family putative glycosyltransferase, with the protein MTQQKPFILALTDGKAGHETQTQGIVQLLNQQQDYQVEWVQLNLPKKWLYRVLKLLIKFSINTEWLRYFLDSQTLSALEQKQVAYIVSAGGNTLLANLLLKQHLLKDQPVKNLVASSLRGIRADLFDVVFTIHEQQAVLPHYFYYPIAPNKMSALPLTRERAREHLGIQNAEQTIAILIGADTKTVKIGEAAQWATVLQQVRKQYPTARLLLTTSRRTPITFEKELQQLAEQYGIFQPHDQLTWVAQGQSCDIKDYIKAADWILTSPDSTSMVAEVVMSGSKLLVLYDEQSMQDEQIKHQLKFLAQQHWLYLLTVSDSYQISQVVQELEMQDHTSEITRKLNRVLDK; encoded by the coding sequence ATGACACAACAAAAACCTTTCATCCTAGCGTTGACCGATGGTAAAGCAGGCCATGAAACTCAAACACAAGGAATAGTTCAGCTACTGAATCAACAACAAGATTATCAGGTGGAATGGGTTCAATTAAATCTACCTAAAAAATGGTTGTATCGTGTTCTCAAGTTATTGATCAAGTTTTCAATAAATACAGAGTGGTTACGTTATTTTCTTGACTCCCAAACCCTAAGTGCATTAGAGCAGAAACAGGTTGCTTATATTGTATCGGCAGGGGGAAACACTCTACTTGCCAATCTACTGCTCAAACAACATTTGCTCAAAGATCAGCCTGTAAAAAATCTGGTCGCAAGTTCATTACGGGGGATTCGTGCTGACTTGTTTGATGTGGTATTTACCATTCATGAGCAACAAGCCGTATTGCCTCATTATTTTTATTATCCAATTGCACCGAATAAAATGAGTGCTTTACCTCTAACACGTGAGCGGGCGCGGGAACATTTGGGTATTCAAAATGCTGAGCAAACGATTGCAATTTTGATTGGTGCTGACACTAAAACAGTAAAAATTGGTGAAGCGGCACAATGGGCAACTGTTTTACAGCAGGTTCGAAAGCAATATCCTACAGCGAGATTGCTACTGACAACATCACGAAGAACACCGATTACTTTTGAAAAAGAATTACAGCAGCTTGCTGAGCAGTACGGCATTTTTCAGCCTCATGACCAGTTAACATGGGTAGCACAAGGCCAAAGCTGTGATATCAAAGATTATATTAAAGCAGCTGACTGGATTCTAACGAGTCCGGACTCGACTTCGATGGTGGCAGAAGTGGTCATGTCAGGAAGTAAGTTGCTGGTACTTTATGATGAGCAGTCCATGCAGGATGAACAGATTAAGCACCAATTAAAGTTTTTAGCACAGCAACATTGGCTATATTTATTAACTGTTTCAGATTCTTATCAAATCTCTCAGGTTGTTCAAGAGTTAGAGATGCAAGATCATACCAGCGAAATAACTCGGAAGTTAAATCGGGTTTTGGACAAATAA